One stretch of Diabrotica undecimpunctata isolate CICGRU chromosome 5, icDiaUnde3, whole genome shotgun sequence DNA includes these proteins:
- the LIMK1 gene encoding LIM domain kinase 1 isoform X1: MQDQCENEKEDGSAPPSEIICAGCLNAVDDEEFVSALGQEWHMECFRCSACDASLSNWYFEKDGLLFCKDDYWARYGESCQQCSQIITGPVMVAGEHKFHPECFCCGSCSAFIGDGDSYALVERSKLYCGQCYKRQMQPLQKTAGFPFARKPHSIRLVEIPGGQKGIKLSKNALHPDCNTQCFTISEFLWKIHGKLLQVAFAFLTSAFNICCYFLPPYRLDVNNDLMSLHIGDKILEINGMPVKDTSLENVENLLRYSDTVLQLTIEHDPETISRNLAKFTALRHSNIPLTTTASDTNIPSIKSVPDNVICSGSTDSLNGDHKSDFFNIPTIQQPCETFDKPNNNGINKERLFKRKDEGYMSGTRSRQLRRKNNLSDNQCLDKERSSSLSRLLDESPNSKRCLELSRAYSFLEPRPQQRVFRASDLVKGELLGQGFFGQVYKVTTRDTEEVMVLKELYRVDEEAQKNFLKEVAVLRSLSHNNVLRFIGVLYKEKRLHLVTEYISGGTLTELLHDSCQPLPWEQRVSFAKDIASGMAYLHSMNIIHRDLNSHNCLVRDDKTVIVADFGLARIISHATNSTRKVSPKNPTGCKRQERKKRYTVVGNPYWMAPEMMKGNKYDEKVDIFSFGIILCEIIGRIQADPDFMPRSNDFGLNQMAFKEKFCSSCPEPFYKIAFLSTDINPDKRPPFEVMEVWLESLSMHLSVGMALPPDLLFDIQHYRGLSPSSSGSTTPEGIPSGHRSPALEPICEGKMANTKRSSEKIFSDCKGVDKSRSSERICGEVRLGDGTSKSKSSEKIYKSSENLKPIIKVSSAENIKPVIKVSSCEGLAEKSRDTVDFLSKPPESLILSDLEKDFPNYENIDFLKNDVAYLGDQEKHIAIQKLESEPIKCDKTISPTTDNNLRENVSPHLRKIPKNFTRNRLVKEMKENQAREDKIKLKSFDADHNVKVSNLNLNSIGLKTSQPSQVTEKFVSNLKNVNLKENPTYQRSISETSPCPERRHEFRSSLSRRRYTKDSDNSNFLKRTPILKRRSPTKADIVISDNQASPDRIESIEKTSLNLECKDKSLNVLDKPSLLSKLTPSLQRRTGFLNLEDSSGNVSKKPFLVAASSGSIVRNMVDSLNRKGGLGFGNRTSFGRCSLNLSGSSKVNLKKVGRSPSPPEEYTVL; this comes from the exons ATTATCACAGGTCCTGTTATGGTAGCAGGAGAACATAAGTTCCATCCTGAGTGCTTCTGCTGTGGCTCGTGTAGTGCTTTTATTGGAGATGGGGATTCCTACGCTCTTGTGGAAcgatcaaaattatattg CGGCCAATGTTACAAACGTCAGATGCAACCACTGCAGAAAACCGCAGGGTTTCCGTTTGCCAGAAAACCACATTCTATTCGGCTAGTGGAGATTCCAGGTGGTCAAAAAGGTATAAAATTGTCCAAAAATGCCTTGCATCCAGACTGTAATACTCAATGTTTCACAATATCCGA GTTTTTATGGAAAATACATGGAAAGTTGCTCCAAGTGGCTTTCGCATTTCTAACATCCGCTTTTAACATATGCTGCTATTTTTTACCCCCTTATAG GTTGGACGTCAACAACGATTTGATGTCGTTGCATATTGGtgataaaatattagaaataaatGGTATGCCCGTTAAAGATACCTCGTTGGAAAACGTAGAAAACCTATTGAGATATTCGGACACAGTATTGCAG TTAACCATAGAACACGATCCAGAAACCATATCTCGAAATCTCGCCAAATTTACCGCACTAAGACATTCCAACATACCTCTAACTACAACCGCCAGTGATACCAACATTCCCAGTATAAAAAGCGTTCCAGATAATGTTATATGTTCCGGATCGACTGATTCCCTCAACGGAGATCATAAATCGGACTTTTTCAACATTCCTACGATTCAGCAACCATGCGAGACCTTCGACAAACCGAACAACAACGGGATCAACAAAGAAAGACTGTTTAAAAGGAAAGATGAAGGTTATATGAGCGGGACGAGGTCCAGGCAATTGAGGAGGAAGAATAACTTGTCGGATAACCAATGTTTGGATAAGGAAAGGAGCTCGTCGTTGAGCAGACTTTTGGATGA ATCTCCAAATTCTAAAAGATGTTTAGAATTGTCACGTGCCTACTCATTTTTGGAGCCTAGACCTCAACAGCGAGTATTCCGAGCGTCAGATTTGGTTAAAGGAGAACTTCTAGGCCAAGGGTTCTTCGGTCAAGTGTACAAAGTAACCACCAGAGATACCGAGGAGGTGATGGTGTTGAAGGAGCTGTACAGGGTGGATGAAGAGGCtcaaaaaaatttccttaaaGAG GTCGCAGTATTAAGAAGTCTTAGCCACAACAACGTCCTTCGTTTCATCGGCGTCTTATACAAAGAAAAACGTCTACATTTAGTGACTGAGTACATTTCTGGAGGAACCCTGACAGAATTGTTGCACGATTCCTGCCAACCTCTCCCATGGGAACAAAGAGTGTCCTTCGCCAAAGATATAGCTTCCGGAATGGCCTATCTGCATTCCATGAATATTATTCATAGAG ATCTCAATTCTCACAACTGTCTAGTTAGAGACGACAAAACTGTGATTGTAGCCGATTTCGGTCTTGCCAGAATAATTTCACATGCAACGAACAGTACGAGAAAGGTGTCTCCGAAGAATCCGACGGGATGTAAACGCCAGGAACGcaaaaaacggtacacagtagTAGGAAATCCCTACTGGATGGCTCCAGAAATGATGAAAGGAAACAAATACGACGAAAAGGTCGACATCTTTAGTTTTGGGATTATTTTGTGTGAA ATTATAGGAAGAATCCAAGCCGATCCAGACTTTATGCCGAGATCGAACGATTTCGGTTTGAACCAAATGGCCTTCAAGGAAAAATTTTGTTCGTCTTGTCCTGAACCTTTTTACAAAATTGCATTTTTGAGTACGGATATTAATCCCGATAAAAG GCCGCCTTTCGAAGTAATGGAGGTGTGGCTCGAATCCCTTTCGATGCATTTGTCCGTGGGCATGGCTCTTCCTCCCGACCTCCTCTTCGACATCCAGCATTATAGAGGGTTGAGTCCTAGCTCTTCCGGAAGCACCACTCCCGAGGGGATACCGTCCGGCCACCGCAGTCCCGCTCTAGAACCCATCTGCGAAGGAAAAATGGCCAATACGAAGAGGAGCTCCGAGAAAATTTTCTCCGATTGTAAAGGAGTTGACAAGAGTAGAAGTTCTGAGAGAATCTGTGGTGAGGTGAGACTGGGCGATGGCACTAGTAAAAGTAAGAGTTCGGAGAAGATCTATAAGAGTAGCGAAAACTTGAAGCCTATTATAAAAGTGTCGTCTGCGGAAAATATCAAGCCTGTGATCAAAGTGTCTAGTTGCGAAGGATTAGCAGAAAAATCTC GCGATACCGTGGACTTCTTGTCAAAACCTCCAGAGAGCCTAATTCTGTCCGACTTGGAGAAGGATTTCCCAAACTACGAGAACATAGATTTCCTCAAAAACGACGTTGCCTACTTGGGAGACCAAGAAAAACACATAGCCATACAAAAACTCGAATCCGAACCCATAAAATGTGATAAAACTATCAGCCCTACTACCGATAATAATCTGAGAGAAAACGTATCTCCCCACCTACGGAAAATTCCGAAAAACTTCACCAGAAATCGCTTGGTGAAGGAAATGAAGGAAAATCAAGCCAGAGAAGATAAGATCAAGTTAAAAAGTTTCGATGCTGACCACAATGTCAAAGTTTCTAATCTAAATTTGAACAGCATCGGCTTGAAAACTAGCCAACCGTCGCAGGTTACTGAAAAATTCGTCAGtaacttaaaaaatgtaaatttaaaagaaaatccaacGTATCAGCGGTCTATAAGTGAGACCAGCCCATGTCCTGAAAGAAGACATGAGTTTAGGTCGAGTTTAAGCCGCCGGAGGTATACTAAAGACTCTGATAACTCCAATTTTCTGAAAAGAACTCCAATTTTGAAAAGGCGTTCACCTACTAAAGCTGATATAGTAATTTCTGATAATCAGGCGTCTCCAGACCGAATAGAGTCCATAGAAAAAACTTCCCTTAATCTAGAATGTAAAGACAAATCCTTGAACGTACTCGACAAACCTTCCTTATTATCAAAACTGACTCCCAGCCTCCAAAGACGAACAGGTTTCCTAAATTTAGAAGACTCCTCGGGAAACGTgagtaaaaaaccttttttagTCGCAGCATCTTCCGGTAGTATAGTAAGAAATATGGTAGATAGTCTGAACAGGAAAGGTGGCTTGGGATTCGGGAACAGAACCAGTTTCGGCAGATGCTCTCTAAATTTATCCGGATCTTCTAAAGTTAACCTCAAGAAAGTGGGAAGGAGCCCCAGCCCTCCCGAGGAGTACACAGTGCTGTGA
- the LIMK1 gene encoding LIM domain kinase 1 isoform X2 — MQDQCENEKEDGSAPPSEIICAGCLNAVDDEEFVSALGQEWHMECFRCSACDASLSNWYFEKDGLLFCKDDYWARYGESCQQCSQIITGPVMVAGEHKFHPECFCCGSCSAFIGDGDSYALVERSKLYCGQCYKRQMQPLQKTAGFPFARKPHSIRLVEIPGGQKGIKLSKNALHPDCNTQCFTISELDVNNDLMSLHIGDKILEINGMPVKDTSLENVENLLRYSDTVLQLTIEHDPETISRNLAKFTALRHSNIPLTTTASDTNIPSIKSVPDNVICSGSTDSLNGDHKSDFFNIPTIQQPCETFDKPNNNGINKERLFKRKDEGYMSGTRSRQLRRKNNLSDNQCLDKERSSSLSRLLDESPNSKRCLELSRAYSFLEPRPQQRVFRASDLVKGELLGQGFFGQVYKVTTRDTEEVMVLKELYRVDEEAQKNFLKEVAVLRSLSHNNVLRFIGVLYKEKRLHLVTEYISGGTLTELLHDSCQPLPWEQRVSFAKDIASGMAYLHSMNIIHRDLNSHNCLVRDDKTVIVADFGLARIISHATNSTRKVSPKNPTGCKRQERKKRYTVVGNPYWMAPEMMKGNKYDEKVDIFSFGIILCEIIGRIQADPDFMPRSNDFGLNQMAFKEKFCSSCPEPFYKIAFLSTDINPDKRPPFEVMEVWLESLSMHLSVGMALPPDLLFDIQHYRGLSPSSSGSTTPEGIPSGHRSPALEPICEGKMANTKRSSEKIFSDCKGVDKSRSSERICGEVRLGDGTSKSKSSEKIYKSSENLKPIIKVSSAENIKPVIKVSSCEGLAEKSRDTVDFLSKPPESLILSDLEKDFPNYENIDFLKNDVAYLGDQEKHIAIQKLESEPIKCDKTISPTTDNNLRENVSPHLRKIPKNFTRNRLVKEMKENQAREDKIKLKSFDADHNVKVSNLNLNSIGLKTSQPSQVTEKFVSNLKNVNLKENPTYQRSISETSPCPERRHEFRSSLSRRRYTKDSDNSNFLKRTPILKRRSPTKADIVISDNQASPDRIESIEKTSLNLECKDKSLNVLDKPSLLSKLTPSLQRRTGFLNLEDSSGNVSKKPFLVAASSGSIVRNMVDSLNRKGGLGFGNRTSFGRCSLNLSGSSKVNLKKVGRSPSPPEEYTVL, encoded by the exons ATTATCACAGGTCCTGTTATGGTAGCAGGAGAACATAAGTTCCATCCTGAGTGCTTCTGCTGTGGCTCGTGTAGTGCTTTTATTGGAGATGGGGATTCCTACGCTCTTGTGGAAcgatcaaaattatattg CGGCCAATGTTACAAACGTCAGATGCAACCACTGCAGAAAACCGCAGGGTTTCCGTTTGCCAGAAAACCACATTCTATTCGGCTAGTGGAGATTCCAGGTGGTCAAAAAGGTATAAAATTGTCCAAAAATGCCTTGCATCCAGACTGTAATACTCAATGTTTCACAATATCCGA GTTGGACGTCAACAACGATTTGATGTCGTTGCATATTGGtgataaaatattagaaataaatGGTATGCCCGTTAAAGATACCTCGTTGGAAAACGTAGAAAACCTATTGAGATATTCGGACACAGTATTGCAG TTAACCATAGAACACGATCCAGAAACCATATCTCGAAATCTCGCCAAATTTACCGCACTAAGACATTCCAACATACCTCTAACTACAACCGCCAGTGATACCAACATTCCCAGTATAAAAAGCGTTCCAGATAATGTTATATGTTCCGGATCGACTGATTCCCTCAACGGAGATCATAAATCGGACTTTTTCAACATTCCTACGATTCAGCAACCATGCGAGACCTTCGACAAACCGAACAACAACGGGATCAACAAAGAAAGACTGTTTAAAAGGAAAGATGAAGGTTATATGAGCGGGACGAGGTCCAGGCAATTGAGGAGGAAGAATAACTTGTCGGATAACCAATGTTTGGATAAGGAAAGGAGCTCGTCGTTGAGCAGACTTTTGGATGA ATCTCCAAATTCTAAAAGATGTTTAGAATTGTCACGTGCCTACTCATTTTTGGAGCCTAGACCTCAACAGCGAGTATTCCGAGCGTCAGATTTGGTTAAAGGAGAACTTCTAGGCCAAGGGTTCTTCGGTCAAGTGTACAAAGTAACCACCAGAGATACCGAGGAGGTGATGGTGTTGAAGGAGCTGTACAGGGTGGATGAAGAGGCtcaaaaaaatttccttaaaGAG GTCGCAGTATTAAGAAGTCTTAGCCACAACAACGTCCTTCGTTTCATCGGCGTCTTATACAAAGAAAAACGTCTACATTTAGTGACTGAGTACATTTCTGGAGGAACCCTGACAGAATTGTTGCACGATTCCTGCCAACCTCTCCCATGGGAACAAAGAGTGTCCTTCGCCAAAGATATAGCTTCCGGAATGGCCTATCTGCATTCCATGAATATTATTCATAGAG ATCTCAATTCTCACAACTGTCTAGTTAGAGACGACAAAACTGTGATTGTAGCCGATTTCGGTCTTGCCAGAATAATTTCACATGCAACGAACAGTACGAGAAAGGTGTCTCCGAAGAATCCGACGGGATGTAAACGCCAGGAACGcaaaaaacggtacacagtagTAGGAAATCCCTACTGGATGGCTCCAGAAATGATGAAAGGAAACAAATACGACGAAAAGGTCGACATCTTTAGTTTTGGGATTATTTTGTGTGAA ATTATAGGAAGAATCCAAGCCGATCCAGACTTTATGCCGAGATCGAACGATTTCGGTTTGAACCAAATGGCCTTCAAGGAAAAATTTTGTTCGTCTTGTCCTGAACCTTTTTACAAAATTGCATTTTTGAGTACGGATATTAATCCCGATAAAAG GCCGCCTTTCGAAGTAATGGAGGTGTGGCTCGAATCCCTTTCGATGCATTTGTCCGTGGGCATGGCTCTTCCTCCCGACCTCCTCTTCGACATCCAGCATTATAGAGGGTTGAGTCCTAGCTCTTCCGGAAGCACCACTCCCGAGGGGATACCGTCCGGCCACCGCAGTCCCGCTCTAGAACCCATCTGCGAAGGAAAAATGGCCAATACGAAGAGGAGCTCCGAGAAAATTTTCTCCGATTGTAAAGGAGTTGACAAGAGTAGAAGTTCTGAGAGAATCTGTGGTGAGGTGAGACTGGGCGATGGCACTAGTAAAAGTAAGAGTTCGGAGAAGATCTATAAGAGTAGCGAAAACTTGAAGCCTATTATAAAAGTGTCGTCTGCGGAAAATATCAAGCCTGTGATCAAAGTGTCTAGTTGCGAAGGATTAGCAGAAAAATCTC GCGATACCGTGGACTTCTTGTCAAAACCTCCAGAGAGCCTAATTCTGTCCGACTTGGAGAAGGATTTCCCAAACTACGAGAACATAGATTTCCTCAAAAACGACGTTGCCTACTTGGGAGACCAAGAAAAACACATAGCCATACAAAAACTCGAATCCGAACCCATAAAATGTGATAAAACTATCAGCCCTACTACCGATAATAATCTGAGAGAAAACGTATCTCCCCACCTACGGAAAATTCCGAAAAACTTCACCAGAAATCGCTTGGTGAAGGAAATGAAGGAAAATCAAGCCAGAGAAGATAAGATCAAGTTAAAAAGTTTCGATGCTGACCACAATGTCAAAGTTTCTAATCTAAATTTGAACAGCATCGGCTTGAAAACTAGCCAACCGTCGCAGGTTACTGAAAAATTCGTCAGtaacttaaaaaatgtaaatttaaaagaaaatccaacGTATCAGCGGTCTATAAGTGAGACCAGCCCATGTCCTGAAAGAAGACATGAGTTTAGGTCGAGTTTAAGCCGCCGGAGGTATACTAAAGACTCTGATAACTCCAATTTTCTGAAAAGAACTCCAATTTTGAAAAGGCGTTCACCTACTAAAGCTGATATAGTAATTTCTGATAATCAGGCGTCTCCAGACCGAATAGAGTCCATAGAAAAAACTTCCCTTAATCTAGAATGTAAAGACAAATCCTTGAACGTACTCGACAAACCTTCCTTATTATCAAAACTGACTCCCAGCCTCCAAAGACGAACAGGTTTCCTAAATTTAGAAGACTCCTCGGGAAACGTgagtaaaaaaccttttttagTCGCAGCATCTTCCGGTAGTATAGTAAGAAATATGGTAGATAGTCTGAACAGGAAAGGTGGCTTGGGATTCGGGAACAGAACCAGTTTCGGCAGATGCTCTCTAAATTTATCCGGATCTTCTAAAGTTAACCTCAAGAAAGTGGGAAGGAGCCCCAGCCCTCCCGAGGAGTACACAGTGCTGTGA